One stretch of Streptomyces hygroscopicus DNA includes these proteins:
- a CDS encoding sugar ABC transporter substrate-binding protein, translating into MHVSLPAKRSTRAAVALLAAGALMLTAAGCGGDDGDTVSGGPPPNTVKLPNLKGQKLQVTAVWTGTEQENFTKVLKEFEKRTGAKVSFVPSGDDMAGFVGSKVAGGAPPDVAMVGQVGVMREFAQKGWAKPLGAAASAELAKNYAKGWQDLGSYQGKPYGVYFKTSNKSLLWYNTSAFDYAGAKVPKTWQEFLAQAQLISDSGTDAVAIGGQDGWTLTDWFENVYLSQAGAEKYDQLAQHKIKWTDPSVKKALETLAELWGTKGLVAGGRSGALQTAFPDSVTKAFGNKAEPDAGMVFEADFVAANVADAGAELDQDAKVFPFPAVGGKAPVVTGGDVGVALTNSKAAQALLTFLASPDAGTIWAQSGGFISANKNVKFSAYPNASMRKIAQALIAAGNDFRFDMSDQAPASFGGKPAQGEWKALQDFLKNPRNVEGIQRQLEADAAKAYKN; encoded by the coding sequence ATGCACGTATCGCTTCCTGCGAAGCGTTCGACACGAGCTGCGGTGGCCCTGCTGGCGGCGGGAGCACTCATGCTCACCGCCGCGGGCTGCGGCGGTGACGACGGAGACACGGTCAGCGGCGGTCCACCGCCGAACACCGTGAAACTGCCGAATCTCAAGGGGCAGAAACTCCAGGTCACCGCGGTATGGACGGGCACCGAGCAGGAAAACTTCACCAAGGTGCTGAAGGAGTTCGAGAAACGCACCGGCGCCAAGGTCTCCTTCGTGCCGAGCGGTGACGACATGGCGGGCTTCGTCGGCTCGAAGGTCGCGGGCGGCGCCCCGCCGGATGTCGCGATGGTCGGGCAGGTCGGCGTGATGCGCGAGTTCGCCCAGAAGGGCTGGGCCAAGCCGCTCGGCGCCGCCGCCAGTGCGGAGCTGGCCAAGAACTACGCCAAGGGCTGGCAGGACCTCGGCTCGTACCAGGGCAAGCCCTACGGGGTGTATTTCAAGACCAGCAACAAATCCCTGCTCTGGTACAACACCTCCGCGTTCGACTACGCGGGCGCCAAGGTGCCGAAGACCTGGCAGGAATTCCTGGCACAGGCCCAGCTCATCTCCGACTCCGGCACCGACGCGGTCGCGATCGGCGGCCAGGACGGCTGGACGCTCACCGACTGGTTCGAGAACGTCTATCTCTCCCAGGCGGGCGCGGAGAAGTACGACCAGCTCGCCCAGCACAAGATCAAGTGGACCGATCCGTCGGTGAAGAAGGCGCTCGAGACGCTCGCCGAGCTGTGGGGCACCAAGGGTCTGGTCGCGGGAGGCCGCAGCGGTGCGCTGCAGACCGCGTTCCCGGACTCCGTCACCAAGGCGTTCGGCAACAAGGCGGAGCCGGACGCGGGCATGGTCTTCGAGGCCGACTTCGTCGCCGCCAACGTCGCCGACGCGGGCGCGGAGCTCGACCAGGACGCGAAGGTGTTCCCGTTCCCGGCGGTGGGCGGCAAGGCACCGGTGGTGACCGGCGGCGACGTCGGCGTGGCGCTGACGAACAGCAAGGCGGCGCAGGCGCTGCTCACCTTCCTCGCCTCCCCGGACGCCGGGACGATCTGGGCCCAGTCCGGCGGATTCATCTCGGCGAACAAAAACGTCAAGTTCAGCGCCTATCCCAATGCCTCGATGCGCAAGATCGCACAAGCGCTGATCGCGGCGGGCAATGACTTCCGGTTCGACATGTCCGACCAGGCTCCCGCCTCCTTCGGCGGCAAGCCGGCCCAGGGCGAATGGAAAGCGCTCCAGGACTTCCTCAAGAACCCGAGGAATGTCGAAGGCATCCAGCGCCAGCTGGAAGCGGATGCCGCCAAGGCGTACAAGAACTGA
- a CDS encoding ABC transporter permease, whose protein sequence is MGTRPWLAAVFLLPALVLLGALVVYPIGYSVYRSFFDASGNGFVGLDNYQEMFSDDATKTAIKNNIIWLILAPTVSTALGLIFAVLTERIRWATAFKLVVFMPMAISMLAAGIIFRLVYEQDPDKGVANAMWVGVHDSFSESPPFPGAHPRPTAGLTEASGGSFTTRDTVRAGTPASLPLVAAKRGDISEAQDAKAAKAEPGKVTGTVWFDFTRGGGGEQGAIDKGEKAMADLKIEAVKDGKVVARTTSAADGTYTLPAKADGAQLRLPAWNFAQPYNGVDWLGPSIVTPAIIGAYVWIWAGFAMVLIAAGLAGVPRELMEAARMDGATEWQVFRRITVPMLAPVLSVVVVTLMINVMKIFDLVYIIAPGPSQDDANVLALQLFQSSFGTDVNQGLGSAIAVLLLLLVLPIMFVNIRRIRRESRR, encoded by the coding sequence ATGGGCACCCGCCCCTGGCTGGCGGCGGTGTTCCTGCTGCCCGCCCTGGTGCTGCTCGGGGCCCTCGTCGTCTATCCGATCGGCTACTCCGTCTACCGGAGCTTCTTCGACGCCTCGGGCAATGGCTTCGTCGGCCTGGACAACTACCAGGAGATGTTCTCCGACGACGCCACCAAGACGGCGATCAAGAACAACATCATCTGGCTGATCCTGGCCCCGACCGTCTCCACCGCCCTGGGCCTGATCTTCGCCGTGCTCACCGAGCGGATCCGCTGGGCCACCGCCTTCAAGCTGGTCGTCTTCATGCCGATGGCGATCTCGATGCTGGCGGCGGGCATCATCTTCCGGCTGGTCTACGAGCAGGACCCGGACAAGGGCGTGGCCAACGCCATGTGGGTGGGCGTGCATGACTCCTTCAGCGAGTCGCCGCCGTTCCCCGGCGCCCATCCGCGTCCCACCGCCGGGCTGACCGAGGCGTCGGGCGGCTCGTTCACCACCCGGGACACCGTCCGCGCCGGCACCCCCGCCTCGCTGCCGCTGGTCGCGGCCAAGCGCGGGGACATCAGCGAGGCGCAGGACGCCAAGGCCGCCAAGGCCGAGCCGGGGAAGGTGACCGGCACCGTCTGGTTCGACTTCACCCGGGGCGGCGGGGGCGAGCAGGGCGCCATCGACAAGGGCGAGAAGGCGATGGCCGACCTCAAGATCGAGGCGGTCAAGGACGGCAAGGTCGTCGCCCGGACGACATCGGCGGCGGACGGTACGTACACCCTCCCCGCCAAGGCCGATGGCGCCCAACTGCGGCTGCCCGCCTGGAACTTCGCCCAGCCGTACAACGGCGTGGACTGGCTCGGCCCGTCCATCGTCACCCCGGCCATCATCGGGGCGTACGTCTGGATCTGGGCCGGTTTCGCGATGGTGCTGATCGCGGCGGGGCTCGCGGGGGTGCCGCGTGAGCTGATGGAGGCCGCGCGGATGGACGGCGCCACCGAGTGGCAGGTCTTCCGGCGGATCACGGTGCCGATGCTGGCGCCGGTGCTCTCGGTCGTCGTCGTCACACTGATGATCAACGTGATGAAGATCTTCGACCTGGTGTACATCATCGCGCCGGGCCCCTCGCAGGACGACGCCAACGTGCTGGCGCTCCAGCTCTTCCAGTCGTCCTTCGGCACCGATGTCAACCAGGGTCTCGGCAGCGCCATCGCCGTACTGCTGCTGCTGCTCGTGCTGCCCATCATGTTCGTCAACATCCGCCGGATCCGAAGGGAGAGCCGCCGATGA
- a CDS encoding sugar ABC transporter permease, which yields MTSADTVVQAKQSLVARIAARAGGGVMRVVLLLIGLLWLMPTAGLLLSSLRDPAEVDLSGWWKVFTDPGQLTFSGYDKILGNQQITDSLWTTLAITVPATLLVVVIGAFAGYAFAWMDFPGRDWWFLIVVGLLVVPVQVALIPVAKLFGEIGIFQTTTGVVLFHTAFGLPFAIFLLRNFFAEIPRELLEAARLDGAGELRLFLRVVMPLGGPAIASLGIFQFLWVWNDMLVALIFADSGNPPITVALQQQVRQFGNNIDILGPGAFVSMLIPLAVFFAFQRQFVAGVMAGAVK from the coding sequence ATGACCAGCGCGGACACGGTCGTACAGGCGAAGCAGTCCCTGGTCGCGCGGATCGCCGCCCGCGCCGGCGGCGGGGTGATGCGGGTCGTCCTCCTCCTGATCGGCCTGCTGTGGCTGATGCCGACCGCCGGACTGCTGCTGTCCTCCCTGCGGGACCCGGCCGAGGTGGATCTCTCGGGCTGGTGGAAGGTCTTCACCGACCCCGGACAGCTCACCTTCAGCGGCTACGACAAGATCCTGGGCAATCAGCAGATCACCGATTCGCTGTGGACCACGCTCGCGATCACCGTCCCGGCGACGCTGCTGGTCGTGGTGATCGGCGCCTTTGCCGGTTACGCCTTCGCCTGGATGGACTTCCCCGGCCGCGACTGGTGGTTCCTCATCGTGGTCGGCCTGCTGGTCGTCCCGGTCCAGGTCGCGCTGATCCCGGTGGCCAAGCTCTTCGGCGAGATCGGCATCTTCCAGACCACCACGGGCGTGGTCCTCTTCCATACCGCCTTCGGCCTGCCCTTCGCGATCTTCCTGCTGCGGAACTTCTTCGCGGAGATCCCCCGGGAACTGCTGGAGGCGGCCCGCCTGGACGGCGCGGGCGAACTGCGCCTGTTCCTGCGCGTCGTGATGCCGCTGGGCGGCCCGGCCATCGCCTCGCTGGGCATCTTCCAGTTCCTGTGGGTCTGGAACGACATGCTGGTCGCCCTGATCTTCGCGGACAGCGGCAACCCGCCGATCACGGTCGCCCTGCAGCAGCAGGTCCGGCAGTTCGGCAACAACATCGACATCCTCGGCCCGGGCGCCTTCGTCTCGATGCTGATCCCGCTGGCGGTCTTCTTCGCCTTCCAACGGCAGTTCGTGGCGGGCGTGATGGCGGGCGCGGTGAAGTAA
- a CDS encoding polyketide cyclase/dehydrase, with the protein MNAGRKLLKGIGVAALGTTVTLAVRPVAAADEARPSGRTHQGCRGVTVDKDAPVISRAGVLIKAPLTTVWRLHTDIDHWASWIPEITPARKTTPGPLRPGSSFEWSPQNMKVKSTVKTVKPLRCTAWGAPVNGITGVHLFTFEPVKGGVLATTEESWAGPPVEADIPGNQSSLDTGLKDWVRRLKDTAETRSGCH; encoded by the coding sequence ATGAACGCAGGACGCAAGCTCCTGAAGGGCATCGGTGTCGCCGCACTCGGCACGACGGTGACTCTGGCCGTGCGGCCAGTGGCGGCGGCGGACGAGGCGCGGCCGAGTGGCCGGACCCACCAGGGCTGCCGGGGGGTGACCGTCGACAAGGACGCCCCCGTGATCAGCAGGGCCGGCGTTCTCATCAAGGCGCCTCTGACGACGGTCTGGCGTCTGCACACGGACATCGACCACTGGGCGAGCTGGATACCGGAGATCACCCCGGCGCGGAAGACGACGCCGGGGCCGCTGCGGCCGGGTTCGTCCTTCGAATGGTCACCGCAGAACATGAAGGTCAAGTCGACGGTCAAGACGGTCAAGCCGCTGCGGTGCACCGCATGGGGCGCGCCCGTGAACGGCATCACCGGTGTCCACCTGTTCACCTTCGAACCGGTCAAGGGCGGCGTGCTCGCCACCACCGAGGAGTCTTGGGCGGGCCCTCCCGTCGAAGCCGACATCCCAGGCAATCAGAGCAGCCTCGACACGGGCCTCAAGGACTGGGTGCGACGACTGAAGGACACCGCCGAGACGCGGTCCGGCTGCCACTGA
- a CDS encoding TetR family transcriptional regulator, with protein sequence MEKTSAAGPAAPKRARARNRRGEGSRLREDIVSAAAALLDETGDEHAITLRSVARKVGIAAPSIYPHFPDQPAIMLAVVQREFAELATLLRSVAQEAGDNPREQLYAVCRSYLAFAKSHPERYRTMFGGLWMPTLGDNSLTEEDLVSLGSTAIQVLVDVLTDCADAGQCAISDPSLDAITLWLSLHGLAHQRAVIRAFPWSEESIADSIITRITCLKDA encoded by the coding sequence GTGGAGAAGACCAGCGCGGCAGGCCCGGCCGCACCGAAACGGGCGCGCGCACGCAACCGTCGCGGCGAGGGCAGCCGCCTGCGCGAGGACATCGTCTCCGCCGCCGCGGCACTGCTCGACGAGACCGGCGACGAACACGCCATCACCCTGCGGTCGGTCGCCCGCAAAGTGGGCATCGCCGCCCCGTCGATCTACCCGCACTTCCCCGACCAGCCGGCCATCATGCTGGCCGTCGTACAGCGGGAATTCGCCGAACTGGCAACCCTCCTGCGCTCCGTCGCACAGGAGGCCGGTGACAACCCACGAGAACAGCTGTATGCCGTCTGCCGGTCCTACCTCGCCTTCGCGAAGAGCCACCCCGAGCGCTACCGCACGATGTTCGGCGGCCTCTGGATGCCAACCTTGGGCGACAACTCCCTGACCGAGGAGGACCTCGTCAGCCTCGGTTCGACGGCCATACAGGTACTCGTCGACGTTCTTACGGACTGCGCCGACGCGGGCCAGTGCGCCATCAGCGACCCGTCGCTCGACGCGATCACGCTGTGGCTCAGCCTGCACGGCCTCGCGCACCAGCGCGCCGTCATCCGCGCCTTCCCCTGGTCCGAGGAGAGCATCGCCGACTCCATCATCACCAGGATCACCTGCCTCAAAGACGCCTGA
- a CDS encoding NADPH:quinone reductase: MSTPVATRATEIVLPGAVEPSGLEVRTRDLPAPDTGQVLLRMDATGVCFAEQQMRRGKYYNQPPFPFVPGYDVVGTVTATGPGVDAGMTGRRFAAVTKVGAWASHLLIDAAELTPVPDGMDAAMAETVVVNGITAWQMLHRTAKVRAGGTVVVLGANGGVGSILVQLARHAGITVIGTASARHHASVRELGAIPVDYRDPDMYDQIREIAPDGVDAVFDHVGGPGVVQSWRLLRRGGTLVSYGTAATKDEEGSSQLPILKLFGQLAAWNSLPNGRSAHFYNFWAGRRCRTEWRRRLTEDLTEVLRLVADGVLTPQIAAEIPLSDAASALALAESRTVVGKVILVPGA; this comes from the coding sequence ATGAGTACGCCGGTCGCCACCCGCGCCACCGAGATCGTCCTGCCCGGCGCGGTCGAGCCGAGCGGCCTGGAGGTCCGGACCCGCGACCTTCCCGCTCCGGACACGGGCCAGGTCCTCCTGCGGATGGACGCGACCGGAGTCTGCTTCGCCGAGCAGCAGATGCGCCGCGGCAAGTACTACAACCAGCCACCGTTCCCCTTCGTGCCCGGGTACGACGTGGTGGGCACCGTCACCGCGACGGGGCCCGGCGTGGACGCCGGGATGACCGGACGCCGGTTCGCCGCGGTCACCAAGGTCGGCGCATGGGCCAGTCATCTGCTGATCGACGCCGCGGAACTGACGCCGGTGCCGGACGGCATGGACGCGGCCATGGCGGAGACCGTGGTCGTCAACGGGATCACCGCCTGGCAGATGCTGCACCGGACGGCCAAGGTGCGCGCCGGCGGAACCGTCGTGGTGCTGGGCGCCAACGGCGGTGTCGGCTCCATCCTCGTGCAGCTGGCCCGGCACGCCGGGATCACGGTGATCGGCACGGCCTCGGCGCGGCACCACGCGAGCGTGCGGGAACTGGGCGCGATCCCGGTCGACTACCGCGACCCGGACATGTACGACCAGATCCGGGAGATCGCGCCGGACGGCGTCGACGCGGTCTTCGACCACGTCGGTGGCCCCGGAGTGGTGCAGTCGTGGCGGCTGCTGCGCCGGGGCGGAACCCTGGTCTCGTACGGCACCGCGGCGACGAAGGACGAAGAGGGCAGCTCGCAACTGCCGATACTGAAGCTGTTCGGGCAGCTCGCGGCGTGGAACTCGCTGCCCAACGGCAGGAGCGCGCACTTCTACAACTTCTGGGCGGGCCGGCGCTGCCGGACGGAATGGCGGCGCCGACTGACCGAGGACCTCACCGAGGTGCTGCGCCTGGTGGCCGACGGCGTCCTCACCCCGCAGATCGCCGCCGAGATCCCGCTGTCCGACGCCGCCTCGGCGCTGGCGCTCGCCGAGTCCCGCACCGTCGTCGGCAAGGTCATCCTCGTCCCGGGGGCCTGA
- a CDS encoding ABC transporter permease: MPLATAVPQVTAPNTAAAMRSPGDVDNRAAYIGFGLAYVFGHGSAALSKGTSPLLDLPSWLPMALLGAGLAAGTIQATRAALRAQRGAAGPDLLSGKLLGASWLIGFAALFLAITGLASAVEMPDLQSMLWPTGSGLIVGLLYVSEGAARRNVLHYGLGVWLALTSTAALFLGTPGLYWVLAIAGGGAYAVATVLERRRLGVR; the protein is encoded by the coding sequence ATGCCCCTCGCCACCGCCGTCCCCCAGGTCACCGCCCCCAACACCGCCGCCGCGATGCGCTCACCGGGCGACGTCGACAACCGCGCGGCCTACATCGGCTTCGGACTGGCCTACGTGTTCGGGCACGGCTCCGCCGCACTCTCCAAGGGCACCAGCCCGCTGCTCGATCTGCCTTCCTGGCTGCCCATGGCACTCCTCGGCGCCGGACTCGCGGCCGGCACCATCCAAGCCACCCGCGCCGCCCTGCGCGCCCAGCGCGGCGCCGCGGGGCCGGACCTGCTGTCCGGCAAACTGCTCGGCGCCTCCTGGCTCATCGGCTTCGCCGCCCTGTTCCTCGCCATCACCGGCCTGGCATCCGCCGTCGAGATGCCCGACCTGCAGTCCATGCTCTGGCCCACCGGATCCGGCCTCATTGTCGGCCTGCTCTACGTCAGCGAAGGCGCCGCACGCCGCAACGTCCTGCACTACGGTCTCGGCGTCTGGCTCGCGCTGACCTCCACCGCCGCGCTCTTCCTCGGCACCCCCGGCCTCTACTGGGTCCTCGCCATAGCCGGCGGCGGCGCCTACGCCGTCGCCACCGTCCTCGAACGCCGCCGCCTCGGCGTCCGCTGA
- a CDS encoding stress responsive protein — protein sequence MIYHGIRMKLREGITSQRIDEALDCLKDQGRAIPAVKSFIFGREYNSDFDWSAVFALEDLDAYWEYLSHPVHVTSERVGFPLIEKFETFDISDTPHPELGAKIAELQKRHYEADPGLAELLSGLDSHTGSSALAHGS from the coding sequence ATGATCTACCACGGCATCCGCATGAAGCTCAGGGAAGGCATCACCTCCCAGCGGATCGACGAGGCGCTGGACTGCCTCAAGGACCAGGGCCGGGCCATCCCCGCAGTGAAATCGTTCATCTTCGGCCGCGAATACAACAGCGACTTCGACTGGAGTGCGGTGTTCGCCCTGGAAGACCTGGATGCGTACTGGGAGTACCTCAGCCACCCGGTGCACGTGACATCGGAACGGGTCGGCTTCCCTCTGATCGAAAAGTTCGAGACCTTCGACATCTCCGACACCCCCCACCCAGAACTGGGCGCCAAGATCGCAGAGCTGCAGAAGCGGCACTACGAAGCCGACCCGGGGCTCGCCGAGCTGCTGTCCGGCCTCGACTCCCACACCGGCAGCAGCGCCCTTGCGCACGGGAGTTGA
- a CDS encoding transcriptional regulator, translating into MDHVARIQAEWRRERPEIDVTPQGVIGRLHRLADRLSEELRLVYSRYGLSEGEFDVLCAIRRAGEPYERAPGELAVHTMVTTGAMTKRIDRLERAGLVTRRRSGGDQRGRIVALTGPGLELIDRAFADHMRNERRLLDLLTPTDASALETLLTTWLSSMEHPHTSGSD; encoded by the coding sequence ATGGACCATGTGGCCCGTATCCAGGCAGAGTGGCGCCGCGAGCGACCCGAGATCGACGTCACCCCGCAAGGAGTGATCGGCCGACTGCACCGTCTGGCCGACCGGCTCAGCGAAGAACTCCGCCTCGTCTACAGCCGCTACGGCTTGAGCGAGGGGGAGTTCGATGTGCTGTGCGCGATCCGACGCGCAGGCGAGCCGTACGAACGCGCACCCGGCGAGCTCGCCGTGCACACCATGGTCACCACCGGCGCGATGACAAAGAGAATCGATCGCCTGGAGCGCGCCGGACTCGTCACCCGCCGCCGCTCCGGCGGCGACCAACGAGGCCGGATCGTCGCTCTGACCGGCCCAGGACTGGAGCTGATCGACCGAGCGTTCGCCGACCACATGCGCAATGAACGCCGCCTGCTGGATCTCCTCACGCCCACCGACGCCTCGGCACTCGAAACGCTCCTGACGACGTGGCTCTCCTCCATGGAGCACCCCCACACGTCCGGCAGCGACTGA
- a CDS encoding ABC transporter permease, translating into MSSMEANVRWVALTAVAPVAWGANYYVTREFLPADRPLYGAALRALPAGLALLALRRRRPYGVWWWRSAVLGLLNVSVFFVLVYAASQLLPTSVASTVMAVSPLTMMFIAWPLVAERPRTAHLSGAVIGLAGVCLMLLMGAGASVPGILASATAVLVSSFGHVLTKRWSGNADLLASTAWQLTAGGLFLLPVAAAVEGTPPALTPPVCVAFCYVALVATALAFTAWFTGLRHLPAGTVGLIGLLNPVTGVLLGTALAGEALTVQQICGLAMVLAGVVLGRPRRADRRAGGREANGGNVGSRGPNQTPALAAHAGDPAAERPRHG; encoded by the coding sequence TTGTCTTCCATGGAAGCTAATGTGCGTTGGGTGGCGCTGACCGCGGTCGCGCCGGTGGCCTGGGGGGCCAACTACTACGTCACCCGGGAGTTCCTCCCGGCAGACCGCCCGCTGTACGGGGCCGCCCTGCGGGCGCTGCCCGCGGGTCTCGCCCTGCTGGCCTTGCGGCGGCGACGGCCTTACGGCGTGTGGTGGTGGCGGTCCGCCGTGCTGGGGCTGCTCAATGTGAGCGTGTTCTTCGTCCTGGTCTATGCCGCCTCGCAGCTACTGCCGACGAGCGTCGCATCGACGGTCATGGCGGTGTCCCCGCTGACGATGATGTTCATCGCGTGGCCCCTGGTGGCCGAGCGGCCCAGGACCGCGCACCTGTCCGGGGCCGTGATCGGGCTCGCCGGTGTATGTCTCATGTTGCTCATGGGGGCAGGGGCGAGCGTGCCGGGGATCCTTGCCTCGGCGACGGCCGTACTGGTGTCATCGTTCGGCCACGTCCTGACCAAGCGGTGGAGTGGCAACGCCGACCTGCTCGCCTCGACCGCCTGGCAGCTCACCGCCGGAGGACTGTTCCTGCTTCCGGTCGCGGCGGCCGTGGAGGGCACTCCGCCCGCGCTCACTCCACCCGTATGCGTCGCGTTCTGCTACGTCGCCCTGGTGGCCACCGCCCTGGCCTTCACCGCCTGGTTCACCGGACTGCGACATCTGCCCGCGGGCACCGTGGGCCTGATCGGACTCCTCAACCCCGTTACGGGCGTACTGCTCGGCACGGCGCTCGCCGGAGAGGCGCTGACCGTTCAGCAAATATGCGGGCTGGCCATGGTCCTGGCGGGCGTCGTCCTGGGGCGCCCCAGGCGCGCCGACCGACGCGCCGGTGGTCGGGAGGCCAACGGCGGGAACGTCGGCTCCCGCGGCCCGAATCAGACGCCCGCCTTGGCGGCGCACGCAGGTGACCCGGCCGCGGAGCGGCCCCGACACGGCTGA
- a CDS encoding transcriptional regulator, with the protein MDPADFDTALLDPTRLSIVSLLVGVEWAEFGWVRESVGMSPSALSKQAGTLEARGYVEVKKGYVGKRPRTWLALTPTGRAALERHVAALHRVVEESRRAAAERPDA; encoded by the coding sequence ATGGATCCCGCTGACTTCGACACCGCCCTGCTCGACCCGACGAGACTGTCGATCGTGTCGCTGCTGGTGGGTGTGGAGTGGGCCGAATTCGGATGGGTGCGCGAGTCCGTGGGAATGTCGCCCTCCGCACTTTCCAAGCAGGCCGGCACGCTCGAGGCCCGGGGCTATGTCGAGGTGAAGAAGGGCTACGTGGGCAAACGCCCCCGAACCTGGCTCGCCCTCACCCCGACCGGACGGGCCGCACTCGAAAGACACGTGGCGGCGCTGCACCGCGTCGTGGAGGAGTCGCGGCGGGCGGCCGCGGAGCGACCCGACGCCTGA